GACAACGGCGTAGACGCCCGGTCTGTCCTCCTCGCCGGATTCTCCGCCGCCGGGCATGCTGCGGCTGAACAGCGCGCTGATTCGCGGCAGCTTCGACAGCGCCTCCAGCAGCGGCGCCCTGCCTTCCCGGGGCAGCTCCACCGCCACGCGCGCCGGCCGCAGGGCCAGAAGCCGCTGCCGCACGGCCGCCGCGAATTCGATCCGGCGCGGCGCTACGGGCAGGAACGTCCAGTTCCCGCGCCGCAGTCCCAGCCGCTCGAGATCAGAGAGCATAGCGCACGGCTTCCTCGCCCAGCACCTGCCGGATCGCCTGCCGGACGGCCCGCCCGATGTCCGGCGCCCGGTCCGCTTCCAGCAGCCGCATCGCATAACGGCCCACGTGGATGCCGTCGCGCACGGTGAACGGCTCGTCAGCCGCATGCGCGGACTGCAGGAACTCCGAAACCAGGGAGATCACTTCCTCTTCCGCCAGCGGGAGGTTTTGTCTGAGAATCGCTTTTTCCTCGAATTCGTCTGGAAAATCGATATGAATTTGCGGCTGCAGGCGGGAAAAAATATACTCGGGCAAATCGAATGTCGAAGCGTCCTCGTTCATCGTGCACACCAGCCGGAATTCCGGATGCGCCGGGATCTTGATCCCCGCCACCACGCTTTCCACATACCGCCGCGCGTCCAGCAGCGGCGCCAGGCTCGCCCAGCTCTTCTCGGGCATCCGGTTGGCTTCGTCGAGAATCGCCACTCCGCCCCGCAGCATGGCCGTCACCAGCGGCGAAGCGACATACTTCAGTGATCCGGGTCCCGCCACCACCGGCTGCACGATCAGATCCTCGGGCCGCGTGTCCACCGTTCCCTGCATGATGTAGGCTTCCTTGCCCAGACGTTTCGCCGCCGCGTAGGCGAGCGTCGTCTTGCCCACGCCCGGCTTGCCCGTGATCCTCGGGTTCATCGGCAGGTCGTCCTCGCCCAGAACCATCCACGCCGCCAGCAGCTCGCGCAGCACCTCTTCCTGCCCGATCCACTCCGCCGCGTATTCCACCGGATGGCTCAGATGGAGCCTGACGCCCTCGACTTCGACAACCATGATTCCATTGTCTCCCGGAAATCGGCCAGCGGGATGAAGATGCAGAAAGGGCGCCGGACGCGTGGCGCCCGGCGCCCGGAATCCGGCTGGAGAAACACTATTTTTTCTGCATTTCCCGCAGCACTTTTTTCATTTCGTGCTCCACTTCCCTGAAACCGGCCGGGATGGCGAACCGGCCGGGATCGACCGCGGCGGTAGAAAAGTTCGACTTCTCCATCGTCGTCTCGATCAGCACGCTCTGCTGCGGCTTGGCGCTTTCGGCCTTCTTTGGGGGCGGAGGCGGTTCTTCCTGCTTCTTCCTCCTTCCAAACCCGCCCAGCCCGCCGATCCGGCCCAGCCTGCCCAGGGCCGCGCCGGCGGCGGATTCGGCAGCCGCTCCTCCGAGCTCCCCTCCGCTGGGCATCTCCACGTCGGGAAGATCCATGCCCGTTCCGCTCATGCGCATCACCTGCACCAGCGGCACGCCTTCCAGCTTCGCGGCTTCGCGCGCCATCCGCGCCATGCCTTCCGCCGTGCCCGCCTGCCCCATCGCGAGCTGCATGCTGCGCAACGCCTCCGGACCGAATCCCACCTTCTCGGCGAACGCCATGTAGAAGGCATTCACCTGCTCGTAGCCCGCCACCTGGGGAGTCCGCCACTCGTCGGTATCGATGACCGTCGTGAATGTCTGGCCGGACTTCTGGTCCTTCAGATCCATCTCAAGGTGCAGCTTCATCAGACGGGCTGGCAAGCCCTGGATCTCCTTGCTCTCCTTGCCATCGGTGACGGTGAACCGCATGTCGGCAATCGCCTGCTGGTTTTTGTTGCCCATCTGCTGCGCCATCTTCTCGGCCATGGCGGCCACAGCCTTGCGGTACTCCTCGAAGCTGATCACCGAATACGTTTTCTTCTCCAGATCGATGTGGACCATCTGTTCCTTGCCCAGGTCGATGATGTCCACCTCGCGGTCTGTCACCGTGGCCATCCGGTTTTGCTGGAAATATTTCCTGCTGTAAATGGGCTCGCGGATGCTTCCGGCGCCGGGCACGAACCGCGTCATCTTCAGCAGCGCTCCTCCGGTCACCTGCGTCTTTTCCTGATAACTGAAATCGCCCATGGCGGCGCCGGGCAGCAGCGCCAGGGCCAACACAGCCGTCATCTGAAGTTTCATCAAGGGGGCTTCCTCCTCCCCCAAAGGGTAACCGATTCTCCGCGGTTCGGTAAATGGTTTTCATACCGCCGCGGCGGCCGCACGCCGCTGCTATACAATAGGGCAGTCGGAGCCGCAATTTGTGAGCGAACTCGTCGTACGGCCATCCCGGCGCCAGGCTCATGCGCTGCTGGTGCTCTGCCTGATTCCAATCGGCGCCCTGCTCCGCTACCTTTTCTTTGTCGAGCCAGACGCCTCGAAGGCCTGGCTGCTGGCCGGCCTGATTCCGTTCATCTTCCCGTTGCGCCTCTACTACCATTCGTGGACGACGCGTCTGGACATCAAGGACGGCGTCCTCCGCCTCCGGCAGGGCCTGATCAGCGAGGACGCCACATCCATCGCGCTGGAGCGCATCGAGAAGATCTCCGTGCACCGCACGATCTGGCAGCGGCTGTGGGGCATCGGCGATCTCGAAATCGAATCGGCCGCCGAGTCCGGCGCAGTGCGCCTCCATGCGGTCGACGACCCGCAGGCCGTGGCCGACCGCATCCTGGCGTCCTCCCGCCAGGCGAAAAAGGCTTCCTGAACCTGTGCCATGCCTGAACCACTGATGCTCGAAAACCGTGTTGCCGTTGTCACTGGCGCCTCGCGCGGCCTGGGGCGCGCGATGGCCGTGGCGCTCGCCGGAGCCGGCGCCCGCGTCGCCTGCGTCGGCCGCGACGTGGAAAAGCTCGATGAAACCGCCCGGCTCTGCGGCCCAGGCGCGTTCATCTTTCCCGCAGACGTCACGCAGGAAGACGACGTCGCCCGGCTGGCCGCTCATGTGGCCGAAAACATGGGCCCCGCGCACATCCTCATTAACAACGCGGGCGTCAATCTCCGCAAGCCGGTCACCGAGTTCACCCTCGACGAGTGGCGGTGGGTGATCGACTCGAACCTCACCAGCGCTTTCTTGTGCGCGCGCGCCTTCGTCCCGCAGATGATCCGGAACGGCTGGGGCCGCATCCTGAATCTGACGTCCATCATGAGCCATGTCTCCCTGCCGGGCCGCGCCGCCTACTCGTCTTCCAAGGCGGGCCTGCTCGGCCTGACCCGCGCTCTCGCGCTCGAGCTCGCTCCGCATCACATCACCGTCAACGGCATCAGCCCCGGGCCTTTCGCCACCGAGATGAACGCCTCGCTGATGAACGACCCGCAGGCCAACGCGGCGTTCCTCGCGCGCCTGCCCGTCGGCGAATGGGGCCGGCCCGAGGACATCGGCTCGCTGGCCGTGTATCTGTGTTCCGATCAGGCGCGCTTCATCACGGGCACGGACATCGTTATCGACGGAGGCTGGCTGGCCCAATGAGCCGCCGCCCCTGCCGCACCTTCCCGGTATGACGCACGATTCGCAGGACACCCGTTTCTTCGGCCACCCCGCAGGCCTGTCCACGCTCTTCTTCACCGAGCTCTGGGAGCGGTTCGGCTACTATGGCATGCGCGCCATTCTGGTTCTGTTCATGACCGCCGCCGCCACGGCTGGCGGTCTCGGCCTCGATCCCTCGCGCGCCTACGCCATCTACGGCCTCTATACGGCCAGCGTTTACATGGCCAGCCTGCCCGGCGGCTGGATCGCAGACCGCATCCTCGGCCAGCAGCGCAGCGTGCTTTTCGGCGGGATGCTGATCGCCGCCGGCTATCTGACGCTGGCCGTGCCCTCCAATACGGCCTTCTTCCTCGGGCTTCTGATTGTCGTGCTGGGCACGGGGCTGCTGAAGCCGAACATCTCCACCATCGTCGGCCAGATCTATTCGCAGGGAGATCCCCGCCGCGACTCGGGCTTCTCGATTTTCTACATGGGCATCAACATCGGCGCGACCATTGCGCCGCTGGCCTGCGGCTGGGTGGGCGAGCGCATCAACTACCGCCTGGGCTTCGCTCTTGCAGGCCTGGGCATGGTGGTGGGCGTGCTGACATTCTGGCGCGGTCTCGGACGCCTCGGCGCCGCCGGGCTGCATCCGGTCGAGCCGCCCTCGCCGGAAATCGGACGCCAGTGGCGGCGCAGCTTCCGCAACGCCCTGCTCGGCTCCATCCTCTTCGGCGCCGCCCTGCTCCTGCTCCACCTCTCAGGCGCCATCACCATCAGCGTCCAGTTCCTCGTCAATTCGGCCGGACTCGTGCTGGCGCTCACAACGCTCGGCCTGTTCGCGTGGATGTTTTTCGGCGGCGGCTGGACGCCCGCCGAGCGGCGCCGGCTGGCTGTCATCGCGGTGCTGTTCTGCGGCTCTTCGCTCTTCTGGGCCGCGTTCGAGCAGGCCGGCTCGTCGCTCAACCTCTTCGCCAAGAACTACACGAACAACGTCCTGTTCGG
This DNA window, taken from Bryobacteraceae bacterium, encodes the following:
- a CDS encoding ATPase; translated protein: MVVEVEGVRLHLSHPVEYAAEWIGQEEVLRELLAAWMVLGEDDLPMNPRITGKPGVGKTTLAYAAAKRLGKEAYIMQGTVDTRPEDLIVQPVVAGPGSLKYVASPLVTAMLRGGVAILDEANRMPEKSWASLAPLLDARRYVESVVAGIKIPAHPEFRLVCTMNEDASTFDLPEYIFSRLQPQIHIDFPDEFEEKAILRQNLPLAEEEVISLVSEFLQSAHAADEPFTVRDGIHVGRYAMRLLEADRAPDIGRAVRQAIRQVLGEEAVRYAL
- a CDS encoding gluconate 5-dehydrogenase translates to MLENRVAVVTGASRGLGRAMAVALAGAGARVACVGRDVEKLDETARLCGPGAFIFPADVTQEDDVARLAAHVAENMGPAHILINNAGVNLRKPVTEFTLDEWRWVIDSNLTSAFLCARAFVPQMIRNGWGRILNLTSIMSHVSLPGRAAYSSSKAGLLGLTRALALELAPHHITVNGISPGPFATEMNASLMNDPQANAAFLARLPVGEWGRPEDIGSLAVYLCSDQARFITGTDIVIDGGWLAQ
- the ptr2 gene encoding MFS transporter, whose protein sequence is MTHDSQDTRFFGHPAGLSTLFFTELWERFGYYGMRAILVLFMTAAATAGGLGLDPSRAYAIYGLYTASVYMASLPGGWIADRILGQQRSVLFGGMLIAAGYLTLAVPSNTAFFLGLLIVVLGTGLLKPNISTIVGQIYSQGDPRRDSGFSIFYMGINIGATIAPLACGWVGERINYRLGFALAGLGMVVGVLTFWRGLGRLGAAGLHPVEPPSPEIGRQWRRSFRNALLGSILFGAALLLLHLSGAITISVQFLVNSAGLVLALTTLGLFAWMFFGGGWTPAERRRLAVIAVLFCGSSLFWAAFEQAGSSLNLFAKNYTNNVLFGFAFPASWYQSLNAAFIICFAAVFAWIWIRLGGRQPTSVAKFALAMVCAAGGFLLMMEASRRSASGVLVSPLWLVGTYLLHTFGELFLSPVGLSAMTRLAPARVAGLMMGVWFLSLSMGNYLAGRLASFYGHLPPFDLFRTLAVITLGAALVLFLLVRPIARLEAADGAARSGS